GCCCGTGACCGGCGAAGAAAATATCGCGCAGCGCCTTCATAGCCTCCCGCTCGCCGTGCGCGAAGACCTGCACATCATTGTTCGGCCACGGTGCGGCAGCAACGGCTGCAGCCAGCAGGCCGGTGTTTCCGGCCGGCAGATCACCGCGGTACAACCAGGACACGGTGACCCCCGCGGGCGCCGTCAGCGGCTGCCGGTCCTCCGGACCGCCCACTTCCAGAAACACCTGTCCAACGGCGGAGGCCGGCAGGGCTTCCAGCACGGCGGCAGTGGCGGGCAGAGCGGACTCGTCAGCGGCGAAAAGGTACCATCCGGCGTCGGGATCGGGGCTGAAGGCTCCGGCCGGGCCGGCGAACGTTAAGGCCTCACCCGCTGTGGCCTGGGCAGCCCAGGGTCCGGCAAGGCCTTCGTCGCCGTGAACCACAAAATCGATGGCCAGCTCGCGGGCCGCTGAATTGACGCTGCGGATCGTGTAGGTGCGCGACACCGGCCACTCCTCACGGGGAAAATCCTGCCGCAGGGACTCGAGCTCGGACTTCCCGTCCAGCGGCTTGCCATCCGGGCCAAACCAGATTTTGCAGTAGGCATCGGCGCAGCCGTTCTCGACAAAACGCTCAAAGTTGGGGCCACCGGCGATGATGCGCACCATGTGCGGCGTCAGCTGCTCCCGCCGCAAAACCTCAAGGGTCAGCAGCGGGCGGGACCGCCGGGGAGCATCCTGCGCGGGCATCGCGGCGGGCACGGAACGGTCAGGCATGCGGTTCTCCTCGATCAACGGGTTTCCCCTACCGTATCGCGTCCAACCGCCAGTCCACCGGCTCCGCTCCCTGCTGCAGCAGCAGCTCGTTGGTCCGGCTGAAGGGGCGCGAACCGAAGAACCCGCGCGACGCCGAGAGCGGGCTGGGATGGGCGGATTCAATCCGGGGAACCCCCTCCAACAGGGGAACGATGGAACGGGCGTCATTGCCCCAGAGCACCGCAACCAGCGGAGCGGGGCTGCCGTCCGGGGTCCGGCGGGCGACGACGGCGCGGACGGCCTGCTCGGTGATCTGTTCCCAGCCGCGCCTGCGGTGCGATCCGGCGCTGCCCGCCCGGACCGTCAGGACCCGGTTCAGCAGCAGGACGCCCTGATCGGCCCAGGCACTGAGGTCCCCGTGCGGGCTCGGGGGAATTCCCACATCCGCCGCGAGTTCCTTATAGATGTTGTTCAGGCTCCGCGGCAACGGACGTACGCCGCGGTCCACCGAGAAGGACAGCCCCACCGCGTGGCCCGGGGTCGGGTACGGGTCCTGGCCGATCAGCAGGACCTTGACGTCC
This genomic interval from Arthrobacter sp. zg-Y820 contains the following:
- a CDS encoding siderophore-interacting protein, which produces MPDRSVPAAMPAQDAPRRSRPLLTLEVLRREQLTPHMVRIIAGGPNFERFVENGCADAYCKIWFGPDGKPLDGKSELESLRQDFPREEWPVSRTYTIRSVNSAARELAIDFVVHGDEGLAGPWAAQATAGEALTFAGPAGAFSPDPDAGWYLFAADESALPATAAVLEALPASAVGQVFLEVGGPEDRQPLTAPAGVTVSWLYRGDLPAGNTGLLAAAVAAAPWPNNDVQVFAHGEREAMKALRDIFFAGHGLERRQVSLSGYWAAGRTEDAFQAEKKTPVGKIL
- a CDS encoding uracil-DNA glycosylase — encoded protein: MADVMAPDWARALAPAAPELHRLAGLLEEERRSGSAVLPSPGNILRAFSRPLADVKVLLIGQDPYPTPGHAVGLSFSVDRGVRPLPRSLNNIYKELAADVGIPPSPHGDLSAWADQGVLLLNRVLTVRAGSAGSHRRRGWEQITEQAVRAVVARRTPDGSPAPLVAVLWGNDARSIVPLLEGVPRIESAHPSPLSASRGFFGSRPFSRTNELLLQQGAEPVDWRLDAIR